One genomic segment of Carassius carassius chromosome 21, fCarCar2.1, whole genome shotgun sequence includes these proteins:
- the LOC132097702 gene encoding N-alpha-acetyltransferase 80 encodes MYNGDISCTVVRIEPLHERWDLVEVCAELLNAQWQRSTGARIHSLRQSSHSYPVCLLLLSGERRSQDEKLIGHARLSRVLGSRSLFVESVVVCSTLRGKGNGRVLMEGVERYAKGRGCTRLCLTTHDKQHFYAHLGFVLSKPVQNVGTLASFMPMELLHKFCRSAENEEEGRKSVKFNNPAPSTPSILPPPPPPPSLFGPPPPLISAPPPPPCPPSSLAPVNQTLEQTPYTDNRGLLVFWMHKDI; translated from the exons AT GTACAATGGGGACATCAGCTGCACAGTCGTTCGAATCGAACCACTTCACGAGCGCTGGGACCTCGTGGAGGTGTGTGCGGAATTACTCAATGCCCAATGGCAGCGCAGCACAGGGGCACGTATCCACTCGCTCCGTCAGTCAAGTCACAGCTATCCGGTGTGTCTCTTGCTGCTGAGTGGAGAGAGGCGGAGTCAGGATGAGAAGCTAATAGGCCACGCCCGCTTGTCCCGTGTTCTGGGAAGCCGTAGTCTGTTTGTGGAATCGGTCGTGGTGTGTAGCACATTACGAGGAAAGGGTAATGGCCGTGTCCTGATGGAGGGGGTTGAACGGTATGCCAAAGGACGGGGCTGCACCCGATTGTGCCTAACCACCCATGATAAACAACACTTCTACGCCCATCTGGGGTTTGTGTTATCCAAACCTGTCCAAAATGTCGGGACGTTAGCCTCTTTCATGCCCATGGAGTTGCTGCACAAGTTCTGTAGAAGCGCAGAGAACGaggaggaaggaaggaagagTGTCAAGTTTAACAATCCTGCACCATCTACACCTTCCATATTacctcctccaccacctcctccttcaCTCTTCGGTCCACCTCCTCCCCTTATTTctgctcctccacctcctccttgtCCTCCGTCATCTTTGGCTCCAGTTAATCAGACTCTGGAGCAAACACCGTACACCGACAACAGAGGGCTGCTCGTCTTCTGGATGCACAAGGACATCTGA